The sequence aggacatgagtctactggattttataatacagggttgaactgtgtaaagatcattgtgttatggttctatcacaaaccattgagattacgaagttatggttttgggctcgtgagtgtctctcaataactagctgagtgcttgtacgataattatatcaatgcagtaccaattaaggcgtgtagcatctcctatgctccttaacatcacagctatgtcgaattatcgcacccagataactccataccagtgaaccggtttgtaactccgttcatatcgtacctgaatggtactttttagcatattatgcggtgttaaaagtaatcccatccaaaaccggtggtttgttagtatttatgtcctctctcattaacttagctcttttatctgaaattcgagctttgaatactcgaatgttgatacgacaacattttatgactcgaaatgtagtcagtggatgggtaattatttgggtatacagtatgatcttcttgattattattggtagtgctattccacaagcgacttatatcttatatggtagattagctactatcgtatatcttactaccggattggttctatgcttatactaaatcaatagttataatgactacagcttccaagcaaacatgattaccgtgatattgaaatccaacacttttagctgtcttaagcagtccagtggggtggtggtgtactgcaatcataaagaacttggttgtctgtatctcataaccggagtcatcttcagtattctaggaactataatgtctttgtttattcgatttgagtgaacacataagatcatcgaatttaacggtatgctcctgaaagtaacggtacaagctgtaaacaaaggactccttaacttaaactgaggagtcaagtaggtacaaaccgtacaaggattaattatgtccatctgtgcatctaagttgagactatcggttatatattttagacgctaacttcccggctaaacatcccttttctttgaaacacacttcccttctcgccgttagcatgatctcaaagtaccagaagccatgtgatctatatagtataacgggacattagaccgaacctgcgatagataaatatatcttggatgattgtatattagcggctaaatgtcaatcaaacatgcgaattttaggttttccatgaaatctatttggaagaagaggcttgatagtactaccgtaagtacataatatacagtcccagcagtagcggttaaactatagaagagtcgagtattatccatgcataccaggcgtaaaaagcgttcatccagttactaaaacaggtgccaggccaacaagaatccgatccgtgtattccgtacagactaacattaagaaggcgactaccaaagtgaatgtcatggtacagcttgtatacaaatgttggacgctggataccactatacttaatgcagagcatagttaagatgataacttgtggatatagaaccaattgaacaccatgtattaatataacaaagataatcagggtaatctggtatccttcttggcataacgttgtgtagttatatgaagcgtacattccttaatatctggaacaatagattatggttaggtagtggaacaaggagagcgtctgttgtacatcaacactagatacaaggaacttgacaagcattaatagatttatataaacgacaaggacatgagtctactggattttataatacagggttgaactgtgggttagtttcaatgcccaaggcagagcactggattggatacccagggaactgtgctcccattaataagaatcatattctaagtcaccaggcatgcaataccaatcagataacaactgaagctagactccatgttacacttactaaaatgggattcctaggttgatataaactacctttttctggggagtatatactacgagttggactactggtttagatcttgaaggtctttgtttaccggatccaagttctcttgtgcttttcatgaccatcatgttaagtgcattagcagagcatagttaagatgataactattgtggatatagaaccaattgaacaccatgtattaatataacaaagataatcagggtaatctggtatccttcttggcataacgttgaaaccaagtatatgcatagggatgaaaattaataagatactacctaagaagactacaaaccagatgcttaaatatggagaagcaccggtatttacatggaatagatttacagtatctccgaacatatctctgctatagaagataaagccacatatagtagct comes from Besnoitia besnoiti strain Bb-Ger1 chromosome Unknown contig00060, whole genome shotgun sequence and encodes:
- a CDS encoding uncharacterized protein (encoded by transcript BESB_069950) — translated: MLCIKYSGIQRPTFVYKLYHDIHFGSRLLNVSLYGIHGSDSCWPGTCFSNWMNAFYAWYAWIILDSSIV